In a single window of the Candidatus Kaiserbacteria bacterium genome:
- a CDS encoding fused MFS/spermidine synthase produces the protein MTLPNKKVFYVVNSFLAGFSIMVVELISSRIVAPILGATVFTWTSVIGLTLLGLAIGGWVGGKVADSVKSNRPLPIALLASALSVALIPKFAEYTSFITDASNSILVLNLLLSFYLFFIPACAIGTIQPLLLKKYADTFSSIGTKYGTLSAAWSIGSMLGVFLTGFFLISVIGSTETIWLISSMLFLLGITYVFSDTSLLLIFIATLLSTVVLYSVTTTPSQKNVLFEKETNYYSTKVIDTVLPTLGESRILFLDLDIHGVEPTHSNLLTYFDMQPVFSYIKDEIKDILVLGGGAYLLPRHFSEYYQDAHVTVIETDPEMIPIANEFFNLQQYPITTVITDARLYMQKNQGTYDVIYGDTFNSYISVPWYLLTTEWNAQVRERLNKDGIYAINFISSLDGDGAELAKSITNTFKQTFPNYYVFLFGKGSTAVQNIVLVGINGDNILSEKELMKRLGQDGHTQLARTVASRESIGNSSVILTDDFSPIERLMSPLLKDYFPNNVRQIRQIMTERNI, from the coding sequence ATGACTCTTCCCAACAAGAAAGTATTTTATGTAGTGAATTCATTTTTGGCTGGTTTTTCAATCATGGTGGTTGAATTGATTTCTTCCCGCATCGTCGCACCTATATTAGGTGCGACGGTCTTTACGTGGACATCAGTTATCGGATTGACTTTGCTCGGTCTTGCAATCGGTGGATGGGTTGGTGGGAAGGTTGCTGATTCAGTCAAAAGCAATCGGCCACTTCCTATTGCGCTACTTGCTTCGGCACTATCTGTTGCACTTATTCCTAAGTTTGCTGAGTACACAAGTTTTATAACAGATGCCTCGAATTCCATACTTGTTCTTAATCTTCTTCTGTCTTTCTATCTATTCTTTATCCCCGCGTGTGCTATAGGCACCATACAGCCATTACTCCTCAAAAAATATGCCGATACATTCTCAAGCATCGGAACAAAATACGGGACTCTGTCTGCTGCATGGTCGATTGGGAGTATGCTGGGTGTTTTTCTCACAGGGTTCTTTTTAATATCGGTGATTGGAAGTACAGAAACAATATGGCTTATTTCTAGCATGTTATTTTTACTGGGCATTACGTATGTTTTTTCTGATACCTCATTGCTTCTTATTTTTATTGCCACATTATTAAGCACAGTTGTACTTTACTCTGTTACTACTACCCCATCACAAAAAAATGTACTTTTCGAAAAAGAAACTAACTATTACAGCACTAAAGTAATAGATACCGTGCTTCCAACCCTCGGAGAATCTAGAATTCTTTTCTTAGATTTAGATATACATGGCGTTGAACCAACTCACTCAAATCTATTGACCTACTTCGATATGCAACCTGTCTTTTCATATATAAAGGATGAAATTAAAGATATTCTTGTGCTCGGGGGAGGCGCCTATCTTTTGCCAAGACATTTTAGTGAATATTATCAAGATGCACATGTCACCGTAATTGAAACCGATCCTGAAATGATACCTATTGCTAATGAGTTTTTTAATTTACAACAGTATCCTATTACCACCGTAATAACCGATGCGAGACTCTACATGCAAAAAAATCAGGGTACATATGATGTTATTTATGGAGATACCTTTAACTCATATATTTCTGTCCCATGGTATCTACTTACCACTGAGTGGAACGCTCAAGTACGTGAGAGACTCAACAAGGATGGCATATATGCTATTAATTTTATAAGTTCTCTAGATGGAGATGGTGCGGAACTTGCTAAAAGTATCACAAATACCTTTAAACAGACGTTCCCTAACTATTATGTGTTTTTGTTTGGAAAGGGGTCTACTGCAGTTCAAAATATTGTTTTAGTAGGTATAAATGGAGATAATATCCTCTCTGAAAAAGAGCTTATGAAGAGGCTTGGGCAAGATGGACATACACAACTAGCTCGGACAGTCGCTTCCCGTGAATCGATAGGTAATTCTTCTGTTATTCTTACTGATGACTTTAGTCCTATCGAGCGACTCATGTCACCTCTTTTGAAGGATTATTTTCCCAATAACGTCCGTCAAATTCGTCAGATCATGACAGAGAGAAATATATGA
- a CDS encoding M23 family metallopeptidase: MTYTHTYQLVLELGLLVLAVVIPFSVHAGVFSAFFDTVSAETKEPVVYSQNQNAQVMPLLRAALNIDPNPEKDTEDILVEDGALVPSGDIDGKDNTVNLQTMNGEINLYVVREGDTLSQIAEMFDVSAKTILWANDISSPSKIRPGDSLIILPITGVRHIVKKGDTLASIAKKYAGDIDDILAYNQLASAEDVNVGDTVVVPGGVMAQPTPTKKANPSRTKGTTVATGSGSAGYAHPLPGAVRTQGLHGYNGIDFGASAGAPIYAAAAGEVIVSKSSGYNGGYGLYVVIKHANGTQTLYAHNSRNAVGVGDTVAAGDVVGYVGSTGRSTGNHLHFEVRGARNPF, encoded by the coding sequence ATGACATATACACACACCTATCAACTCGTGCTTGAGCTCGGTCTTTTAGTGCTTGCGGTCGTGATCCCATTTTCGGTACACGCAGGAGTGTTCTCTGCTTTTTTTGATACTGTCTCAGCAGAAACAAAAGAACCGGTGGTATATAGTCAAAATCAAAATGCACAAGTGATGCCTTTACTTCGCGCAGCACTCAATATTGACCCAAATCCTGAAAAGGATACTGAAGATATTCTGGTAGAGGATGGTGCTTTGGTGCCAAGTGGAGATATTGACGGCAAGGATAATACGGTGAACCTCCAAACTATGAATGGAGAGATTAATCTGTATGTGGTACGCGAAGGCGACACCCTTTCACAAATTGCTGAGATGTTTGATGTAAGTGCAAAGACTATTCTGTGGGCAAACGATATTTCTAGTCCAAGCAAAATTCGTCCAGGAGATTCCCTTATTATTTTGCCGATTACGGGCGTTCGTCATATTGTGAAAAAGGGAGATACACTTGCCTCGATTGCGAAAAAATATGCAGGTGACATTGACGACATCCTTGCATATAACCAACTTGCTTCAGCTGAGGATGTGAATGTAGGCGACACAGTAGTGGTGCCTGGTGGAGTCATGGCACAACCAACTCCGACGAAGAAAGCGAACCCAAGTCGCACAAAGGGCACAACTGTTGCAACAGGAAGTGGAAGTGCAGGATATGCACATCCACTCCCTGGTGCAGTACGTACACAGGGGCTCCATGGATACAACGGGATTGATTTTGGTGCATCTGCAGGAGCACCTATTTACGCAGCTGCTGCGGGTGAAGTGATTGTTTCAAAGAGTTCAGGATACAACGGTGGGTACGGACTCTATGTGGTTATTAAGCATGCAAATGGTACTCAGACACTCTATGCACACAATTCGCGAAACGCTGTCGGGGTTGGAGATACAGTTGCTGCGGGTGATGTGGTCGGGTATGTAGGTTCGACGGGACGGTCGACGGGGAATCATCTTCACTTTGAGGTGCGCGGCGCCAGAAATCCATTCTAG
- a CDS encoding DUF87 domain-containing protein, whose product MRLTDFIQQKKQEAVEMVPTNAPLTTPDIVAPSAINVTPRTINISGRVSRIFFAVSYPRYLNDGWLEPILNLEREIDVSIVIHPIDTAETLKKFQKKVAEVQSQINERADKGMVRDPLLDAAYRNLEELRDKLQQAEEKLFNVGLYIALYGDTEATLDKIEAEVKGSLDTRLIYMKPALFQQEDGFLSVLPILSDKLLVHSKFNSSPLSSFFPFISSDLTSDTGILYGINRQNGSLILFDRFKLTNYNSVTFATSGAGKSYTTKLEILRSLMFGTEVIVIDPEREYEYLAEATGGKFLNISLSSKHHINPFDLPVPQSDEDPKDLLRSHIIELVGLFRLMLGGLTPEEDAVIDNALHEVYALKDITGAGDYRDLTPPLLTDFEMVLAGMEGSESLVQRLTKYTSGTWAGFMNESTNVDINQKFIVFSLRDMEEELKTIAMYIVTNHIWSAVRRELKKRLLVIDEAWWMLKSEDTAAFLHNMAKRGRKYYLGLATITQDVDDFLRSPYGVPMITNSSIQLLMKQSPTAVDTLQSVFNLTNEEKLMLLESSVGEGIFFLGLKHVAIKVLPSYTEDQIITSDPSQLLQIRRAREELGGAPK is encoded by the coding sequence ATGCGACTCACTGACTTCATTCAACAAAAAAAGCAAGAGGCGGTGGAGATGGTGCCTACCAATGCACCCCTCACCACACCGGATATTGTGGCGCCTTCAGCTATTAATGTTACCCCTCGCACGATCAATATCAGTGGCCGTGTTTCTCGTATTTTTTTTGCGGTTTCCTACCCACGGTATCTCAATGATGGTTGGCTTGAGCCAATTCTTAATCTCGAGCGAGAAATAGACGTATCCATTGTCATTCACCCCATCGACACTGCAGAAACCCTTAAGAAATTTCAAAAAAAGGTTGCTGAGGTGCAGAGCCAAATCAATGAACGAGCAGATAAAGGAATGGTGCGTGACCCTCTCCTCGATGCAGCATACCGCAATCTTGAGGAACTTCGAGACAAACTCCAGCAAGCAGAGGAAAAGCTTTTTAATGTTGGGCTCTACATTGCACTCTATGGAGATACGGAAGCAACGCTCGATAAGATTGAGGCTGAGGTGAAAGGCTCACTTGATACACGCCTCATTTACATGAAGCCTGCTCTCTTCCAACAAGAAGACGGGTTTTTGAGCGTACTCCCTATTCTCTCTGATAAACTCCTTGTGCATAGCAAATTTAATTCTTCGCCGCTGTCGAGTTTCTTTCCCTTTATATCGTCTGATCTCACTTCAGATACGGGTATTTTGTATGGTATCAACCGTCAAAATGGCTCCCTTATTCTTTTTGACCGATTTAAACTTACCAACTACAACTCAGTCACTTTTGCTACCTCGGGAGCAGGGAAGTCATACACCACCAAACTCGAGATTCTCCGTTCACTCATGTTTGGCACCGAGGTCATTGTCATAGACCCTGAACGTGAATATGAATATCTTGCTGAGGCCACGGGCGGAAAGTTCCTCAATATTTCGCTTTCTTCAAAACACCACATCAACCCATTCGATTTACCAGTCCCGCAGTCTGACGAGGATCCAAAAGACCTGCTCCGTTCACATATTATTGAGTTGGTAGGACTATTTCGGCTCATGCTCGGGGGACTTACCCCAGAAGAAGACGCGGTGATTGATAATGCTCTCCATGAGGTATATGCACTTAAAGACATTACCGGTGCAGGCGACTACCGTGACCTCACTCCACCACTCCTCACTGACTTTGAAATGGTGCTCGCGGGTATGGAAGGAAGTGAATCGCTTGTGCAGCGCCTTACCAAATACACATCGGGTACCTGGGCGGGCTTTATGAATGAATCCACCAACGTGGATATCAATCAAAAATTCATTGTCTTTTCCTTACGCGACATGGAAGAGGAACTTAAGACCATTGCGATGTACATCGTCACCAACCATATCTGGAGTGCCGTGCGGCGCGAACTCAAGAAGCGCCTTCTCGTGATTGATGAAGCGTGGTGGATGCTGAAGTCAGAAGACACTGCCGCATTCCTCCACAACATGGCTAAGCGTGGACGTAAATACTATCTAGGACTTGCGACAATTACTCAGGATGTGGATGACTTCCTCCGCTCACCGTATGGCGTACCGATGATTACGAACTCCTCCATTCAACTGCTCATGAAGCAGTCCCCTACTGCTGTGGACACCTTGCAAAGTGTGTTCAATCTCACGAACGAGGAAAAACTGATGCTTCTTGAGTCAAGTGTCGGGGAAGGGATTTTCTTTCTTGGGCTTAAACATGTTGCGATTAAAGTCCTCCCCTCATACACCGAAGACCAAATCATCACCTCAGACCCCTCGCAATTGTTACAAATAAGACGCGCTCGTGAAGAACTTGGAGGAGCACCTAAATAA
- a CDS encoding PrgI family protein produces MRFEVPQFIEVEDKIIGPLTWKQFVYLAGGVGIIVVLFLSVPFLIFILFALPLGALSFALAFHRVNNRPFSVFLESAVMFFTRSRLYLWRRETAQTIVVKKEKSEQTTSDSELHSVRTQSIHTLSRKLEHSLPE; encoded by the coding sequence ATGCGCTTTGAAGTTCCACAATTCATTGAGGTAGAAGATAAAATTATCGGCCCCCTTACGTGGAAGCAATTTGTGTACCTTGCGGGGGGTGTAGGTATCATAGTGGTACTGTTCCTCAGTGTACCTTTTTTGATTTTCATACTTTTTGCACTTCCGCTGGGTGCGCTCTCGTTTGCACTTGCGTTTCATCGTGTCAACAATCGACCATTTTCGGTTTTTCTTGAATCTGCCGTAATGTTTTTTACCCGCAGTCGGTTGTATCTGTGGCGTCGTGAAACTGCACAAACCATTGTCGTAAAAAAAGAAAAATCTGAGCAGACGACTTCTGATTCTGAATTACACTCAGTACGCACGCAATCAATTCACACGCTCTCACGCAAATTAGAGCATTCACTACCCGAATAA
- the rsmA gene encoding ribosomal RNA small subunit methyltransferase A gives MSEKIPKIEAKKSLGQHFLTNTKVPILMMEAGGVKRGDIVLEIGPGTGVLTRELLKNGAKLIAIEADIRAVESLKESFSAEIKAQMLTIIHGDVRELDLFALGLRPREYKLIANIPYYITGFLFRMFLEHKIHPSDIVFLVQREVAERIVRDKKESLLSLSVKVFGTPTYIKTVRKGSFIPPPKIDSAVIAINTISKDNFAHIPQEFFFVVLHEGFKSKRKQLFGNLSTLVSREQLVHIFSTLGIDEKVRAEDLPLIQWLTLVEMLDTHMHPK, from the coding sequence ATGAGTGAAAAAATACCGAAAATTGAGGCAAAAAAGTCACTTGGACAACATTTTTTGACGAATACCAAGGTCCCCATTCTTATGATGGAGGCTGGCGGGGTGAAAAGGGGTGATATTGTACTCGAAATAGGGCCGGGAACAGGGGTTTTAACCCGAGAATTGCTCAAAAATGGTGCAAAGTTGATTGCAATAGAGGCAGATATACGAGCAGTAGAATCACTCAAAGAATCATTTAGTGCAGAAATAAAGGCTCAAATGCTCACTATTATCCATGGAGATGTGCGGGAATTAGACCTTTTTGCGCTCGGCCTACGTCCTCGCGAATACAAACTCATCGCCAATATCCCCTATTATATCACTGGGTTTCTCTTTCGAATGTTTCTCGAACACAAAATCCACCCTTCAGATATTGTGTTCTTGGTGCAACGAGAGGTAGCAGAACGTATTGTGCGCGATAAAAAAGAATCTCTTCTTTCTCTTTCCGTAAAGGTATTTGGTACACCGACGTACATCAAGACAGTACGGAAGGGGAGCTTCATCCCTCCACCAAAAATTGACTCTGCGGTTATTGCCATCAATACCATTTCAAAAGATAACTTTGCTCACATTCCGCAAGAATTCTTTTTTGTTGTACTTCATGAAGGTTTCAAATCAAAGCGCAAGCAACTTTTTGGCAATCTTTCTACACTTGTCAGTCGTGAACAACTTGTGCACATCTTCTCCACACTTGGTATCGATGAAAAGGTTCGCGCTGAGGACCTTCCTCTTATACAGTGGCTTACTCTTGTTGAAATGCTCGATACCCACATGCACCCCAAGTGA
- a CDS encoding type IV secretion system protein: protein MNTIQQKNKFLQGVLAFIFFVILCTPVAISFEKDSVKSASETIGVSEFSSIKIAISPTIAYAADKGKNDASGSEWVQKVVMVLGNLLLSIGAFFAWVTGNFLDKSLKELVFGMGDLINKGGIGIAIDTAWGIVRDLCNLAFIFGFIFLGIRTIIDPDNSSVKRTLSQIIIGAFLINFSLYMAKFIIDFSNFTAYSIYNAMVTGGSSISMIMFDQLGITTFYSTKGINTAQFAQATGDGMIAFYIMGMILLLVASFIFLASTLLLVSRFVLLVFLMIGSPILFAATVFPKTEGYAKLLWGKLLSLSFFAPLYLLLTLISMMMLKSFVGVMSGGQQFASTFTDPNAKMDAFGVVVSFVVVIYFLIQSLLIAKQLGVAGADRAIGLGKTLKGNAQSLVGRTALGWGGNKIAKWQENARYNGGAGSKAAARAARWTGVDAAANAAANAKWGGSKSSKETASESQERGRKHARAQQVSTISTAVSESTHLNAERERIEKDTSSTQAQKDAARTASDTANMRMESALAGASSEQTLELLRKHKSGPERDAIVANLSASQFDGLMKAKPEDLDDGKKEELRGQRSTAVQNRLIAAEDRKRKASATPSAPAVAATIQDVIGKADGKDLDAMGFDTVLSHAGQLSTKQVDDMSLTPTAKTRLKDARKAALIAEFNTGGAGAGAGDLFKRITSETERAKLPGEILKDSGAAPYLTQQVLTKMLDNESVLASDRAAIKTNVETAWLTNPTKARQFADFFDDTPAGKQYV from the coding sequence ATGAATACCATCCAACAAAAAAATAAATTCTTGCAGGGCGTGCTTGCCTTTATTTTCTTTGTGATTCTTTGTACCCCTGTTGCTATTTCATTTGAAAAGGACTCGGTGAAATCGGCCTCCGAAACAATTGGAGTCTCGGAATTTTCTTCAATTAAAATTGCTATCAGCCCCACCATAGCATACGCAGCAGATAAGGGTAAAAACGATGCTTCAGGTTCGGAATGGGTCCAGAAAGTGGTGATGGTTCTTGGTAATTTACTCCTTAGTATTGGTGCTTTCTTTGCATGGGTCACCGGCAACTTCCTTGATAAGTCACTCAAAGAACTCGTCTTTGGAATGGGTGATTTAATAAATAAAGGTGGAATAGGAATTGCTATTGATACCGCATGGGGTATTGTCCGTGATTTGTGTAACCTTGCATTTATATTTGGATTTATTTTCCTCGGTATTCGTACTATCATTGACCCCGATAATTCTTCAGTGAAGCGTACACTTTCTCAAATTATCATTGGTGCATTCCTCATCAACTTCAGCCTCTATATGGCGAAGTTCATCATTGATTTTTCAAACTTTACTGCGTACTCCATTTACAACGCAATGGTAACAGGCGGAAGTTCCATCTCCATGATTATGTTTGACCAGCTGGGAATCACCACATTTTATTCAACGAAAGGAATAAATACAGCCCAGTTTGCTCAAGCGACCGGGGATGGAATGATTGCGTTTTACATCATGGGAATGATTCTTCTCCTCGTGGCTTCATTTATTTTTCTTGCTTCTACGCTACTCCTTGTTTCTCGATTCGTGCTCCTGGTATTCCTTATGATTGGTTCGCCCATACTTTTTGCTGCAACGGTGTTTCCAAAGACAGAGGGGTACGCCAAATTGCTCTGGGGGAAACTTCTCTCATTATCGTTTTTTGCACCGCTCTACCTCCTTCTCACACTCATATCAATGATGATGCTGAAAAGTTTTGTGGGAGTAATGAGTGGCGGACAACAATTTGCATCTACCTTCACTGACCCTAATGCCAAAATGGATGCCTTCGGTGTCGTCGTGAGCTTCGTGGTAGTGATATATTTCCTCATTCAGTCGTTACTCATTGCTAAACAGCTTGGTGTTGCAGGTGCGGATAGAGCGATTGGGCTTGGGAAAACACTGAAAGGAAATGCACAAAGCCTTGTAGGAAGGACGGCACTGGGCTGGGGTGGAAATAAAATCGCAAAATGGCAAGAGAACGCACGCTACAATGGGGGAGCAGGGAGTAAGGCTGCTGCTAGAGCTGCACGATGGACGGGTGTTGATGCTGCTGCGAATGCTGCTGCGAATGCGAAATGGGGAGGTTCGAAATCAAGTAAAGAAACTGCTAGCGAGAGTCAGGAAAGGGGTCGAAAACATGCCAGAGCACAGCAAGTATCAACCATCTCTACGGCAGTCTCTGAAAGCACACACCTCAATGCAGAGCGAGAGAGAATTGAGAAGGACACTTCATCCACCCAAGCACAAAAAGATGCTGCACGTACAGCGAGCGATACCGCTAATATGCGCATGGAGAGTGCACTTGCCGGTGCGTCCTCAGAACAAACGCTTGAACTTCTTAGGAAGCATAAAAGCGGGCCTGAACGAGATGCCATCGTTGCCAACCTTTCTGCAAGCCAGTTTGACGGTCTCATGAAAGCCAAGCCAGAAGATCTTGATGATGGAAAGAAAGAAGAACTTCGCGGTCAACGTTCTACCGCAGTGCAAAATCGACTGATTGCTGCAGAGGATAGAAAGCGTAAAGCATCTGCAACGCCGAGTGCTCCCGCAGTAGCGGCAACTATTCAGGATGTTATTGGAAAAGCAGATGGAAAGGATCTTGATGCAATGGGCTTTGATACTGTGCTCAGTCACGCAGGACAACTCTCAACTAAGCAAGTCGATGACATGTCACTTACACCAACAGCCAAAACCCGTCTCAAGGATGCACGGAAAGCAGCACTTATTGCTGAGTTCAATACAGGTGGTGCTGGAGCTGGCGCGGGAGATCTATTTAAGAGAATCACCAGTGAGACAGAACGAGCCAAACTACCCGGAGAGATCCTTAAGGACAGCGGAGCAGCTCCGTATCTTACACAACAGGTTCTCACCAAGATGCTTGATAATGAAAGTGTTCTTGCTTCAGACCGGGCTGCTATTAAAACAAACGTTGAAACAGCATGGCTTACCAATCCTACAAAGGCACGACAATTTGCAGACTTCTTTGATGACACCCCCGCAGGTAAACAATATGTATAG
- a CDS encoding UvrD-helicase domain-containing protein, which translates to MDHLHGLNDAQRNAVVTTEGPLLVLAGAGSGKTRVITHRIINLILQGVPPERILAVTFTNKAAKEMRERVMNLIHTHQGGARATESGVPLVTTFHALGVRMLREHHEVFGLRKQFVIYDRSDSTSAIKKAMERAGQDPKQFEPRKILSIISRAKGDAVTQTDFSGSARTYPERVAADVWIHYEAILKEDHALDFDDLLAKTLSMLKSHPPILDEYRKRFTYVHIDEYQDTNRVQFEIARLIVGDRANLCVVGDVDQCLMEGTEVTMADKTKCPVEKIKKGDSVLSCYGSGDFRPALVVRARALVPKDELVRIETVSGKVLISTKDHIHFASYVLGITPQTYITYLMWKGGVGWRLGTTQIYTKGQKKSVVGLIQRSNHEHADATWVVSTHHSIQEARVHEYILSLTYQIPTVPFIPRRGLSTHGYVHDGDALKQIFSSVDTEKSARKLLSDYHLSLSFPHHRPQSSKSVRKNINVTLCGDRRGKTPMHRISMVGSDSETKKLLMSHGFSVRPAKKNSTGWRFETAHASFAHIEALVTQLQSIIPQAYVTMHARFGIQDENLIQKNSLLFTPASSVKAGMALFGSNGKYEIVKEVSLLKSSSRVFDIDIEHTHNYIANGIVTHNSIYSWRGADIKNILQFERHFPNAKIIMLEENYRSTQTIITASNDVIEKNVNRPLKKVFTKNHEGELISLYAAMGGQEEAEYVALTAKDLIKNGVFPSEIAILFRTNFQSRALEEAFINYDVPYQMLGTKFFERREVKDVLSFLRFACNPDSNADLVRIINTPPRGIGKVTLLKIVEGKRAELPGKTSEKVDAFYRMIDDIATYAKEHPVHETLAFIMKHTGMEAEYKTGGEEGLERLENVRELVTLGTKYQEYGPEEAIEHLLEDSALGSDQDEMKEKEEFDAVRLMTIHSSKGLEFPYIFITGLEEGLFPHERLSDEGIDEEEERRLFYVALTRAKKKVFLSYAHIRTIFGTQRVNAPSSFLRDIRSELLESKNPAESGFERTIYLD; encoded by the coding sequence ATGGATCATCTTCACGGACTCAACGACGCACAACGAAATGCGGTAGTAACAACAGAGGGACCGCTCTTGGTACTCGCGGGTGCGGGCTCAGGAAAAACCCGCGTAATTACTCATCGGATTATCAATCTCATTTTACAAGGAGTACCTCCAGAGCGGATTTTGGCAGTGACATTTACCAATAAAGCCGCAAAAGAAATGCGCGAGCGCGTAATGAATCTTATTCATACACATCAAGGAGGAGCGCGTGCGACTGAGAGCGGAGTACCTTTAGTGACCACTTTCCACGCGCTTGGGGTACGGATGCTTCGGGAGCACCATGAGGTGTTTGGTCTTCGGAAGCAGTTTGTGATTTATGACAGAAGCGACTCAACGAGCGCTATAAAGAAGGCTATGGAGCGGGCAGGTCAGGACCCAAAGCAGTTTGAGCCACGGAAAATACTCTCAATAATATCGCGCGCAAAGGGCGATGCGGTAACCCAAACTGACTTTAGTGGGAGTGCGCGTACGTACCCCGAGCGAGTTGCTGCAGATGTGTGGATTCACTATGAGGCAATTTTGAAGGAGGATCATGCGCTTGATTTTGATGATCTCCTCGCAAAGACACTCTCTATGCTCAAAAGCCATCCGCCAATTCTTGATGAGTACCGCAAGCGTTTTACCTATGTACACATCGATGAATACCAGGACACCAACCGGGTGCAGTTCGAAATCGCACGGCTTATAGTAGGAGATAGGGCTAATCTTTGTGTGGTGGGTGATGTCGACCAGTGTCTTATGGAAGGAACAGAGGTCACCATGGCTGACAAAACGAAATGCCCAGTAGAAAAAATAAAAAAAGGTGACTCTGTACTTTCATGTTATGGAAGTGGTGATTTTCGTCCAGCACTCGTCGTGAGGGCACGAGCACTTGTGCCCAAAGACGAGTTAGTGCGAATTGAAACAGTAAGTGGAAAAGTACTCATAAGTACAAAAGACCATATTCATTTTGCTAGTTATGTTCTTGGAATTACCCCACAGACGTACATCACCTACCTCATGTGGAAAGGAGGCGTTGGATGGCGACTCGGTACAACACAGATATACACAAAAGGCCAAAAAAAGTCAGTTGTTGGGCTCATACAGCGGAGCAATCATGAGCATGCAGACGCGACGTGGGTGGTGAGTACGCATCACTCCATTCAGGAGGCTCGTGTTCATGAGTACATTCTTTCTCTTACCTATCAAATACCCACAGTTCCCTTTATTCCACGTCGTGGACTGAGTACTCACGGTTATGTACATGACGGAGACGCGCTAAAACAAATTTTTTCTTCAGTTGATACAGAGAAATCTGCACGCAAGCTTCTTTCTGACTACCATCTCTCCCTCTCTTTTCCGCACCATCGCCCACAGTCATCGAAAAGTGTTCGAAAGAATATCAACGTTACCCTCTGTGGCGACAGACGAGGAAAGACGCCAATGCACCGAATCAGTATGGTCGGCTCAGATAGTGAGACAAAAAAACTCCTTATGTCTCATGGTTTTTCTGTTCGTCCCGCAAAGAAGAACTCCACGGGTTGGCGCTTCGAAACTGCACATGCTTCATTTGCACACATTGAGGCACTGGTCACACAACTCCAATCAATCATTCCTCAGGCATATGTCACCATGCATGCGCGTTTCGGAATACAAGATGAGAATCTAATACAAAAAAACTCACTTCTTTTTACTCCCGCAAGTTCCGTTAAAGCCGGAATGGCTCTTTTTGGAAGTAATGGAAAGTACGAAATTGTGAAAGAAGTGTCTCTTTTAAAATCCTCTTCTCGCGTGTTCGATATCGATATTGAACACACACACAACTATATTGCAAATGGTATTGTGACACACAATTCAATTTACTCATGGCGTGGTGCAGATATCAAAAATATTTTGCAATTTGAACGTCATTTTCCCAATGCAAAAATTATCATGCTCGAGGAAAACTATCGCTCCACACAGACCATCATCACCGCATCAAATGATGTTATTGAAAAAAATGTAAACCGTCCTCTCAAAAAAGTATTTACCAAAAATCATGAAGGTGAACTTATCTCACTCTACGCAGCTATGGGTGGGCAAGAAGAAGCGGAGTACGTAGCACTCACTGCAAAAGATTTGATAAAAAACGGCGTATTTCCTTCTGAAATTGCCATCCTCTTCCGTACCAACTTCCAATCGCGTGCACTCGAGGAGGCGTTTATCAACTACGATGTACCGTATCAAATGCTCGGTACCAAATTTTTTGAGCGCAGGGAGGTAAAGGATGTACTTTCCTTTCTTCGTTTCGCGTGTAACCCCGACAGCAACGCCGACTTGGTACGCATCATCAACACACCTCCGCGAGGTATTGGAAAAGTAACACTCCTAAAAATAGTAGAGGGGAAGCGTGCTGAACTCCCGGGGAAAACGAGTGAAAAAGTTGATGCGTTTTATCGCATGATAGACGACATTGCTACCTATGCAAAGGAGCACCCCGTCCACGAGACGCTTGCATTCATCATGAAGCATACCGGCATGGAAGCCGAATACAAAACAGGCGGGGAAGAAGGGCTTGAGCGTCTCGAAAACGTCCGTGAGTTGGTAACCCTCGGCACCAAGTATCAGGAGTACGGGCCCGAAGAGGCTATCGAGCATCTCCTTGAAGACTCCGCTCTCGGAAGTGATCAGGATGAGATGAAAGAAAAAGAGGAATTTGATGCCGTGCGCCTCATGACTATCCACTCTTCAAAGGGACTTGAATTCCCCTATATCTTTATTACCGGCCTCGAGGAAGGACTCTTTCCCCATGAGCGCCTCAGTGACGAGGGAATTGACGAGGAAGAAGAGCGACGTCTCTTTTACGTAGCCCTCACCCGCGCAAAAAAGAAAGTATTTCTTTCCTACGCCCATATTCGTACTATATTTGGAACACAACGGGTAAATGCGCCATCTTCTTTCCTTCGCGACATCAGAAGTGAACTCCTTGAAAGCAAAAACCCCGCAGAATCTGGCTTCGAACGTACTATTTATCTGGATTAG